A window of Cryptomeria japonica chromosome 3, Sugi_1.0, whole genome shotgun sequence contains these coding sequences:
- the LOC131067170 gene encoding uncharacterized protein LOC131067170 codes for MERELIATVEGDAEQLDIVKLPLAMKELIFEKLSIQLICSSRIVCKEWNSILSSQSFLYSLSTQNPWLLICSQQVCGNWGCMAYCFSAQKWITLPLSFLPNPEGQNVRNLLRWGQGLLIFQETPTSQLFVCNPLMRSYAEIEIDLTHRFIHIVQRRNKDPYLVVCSNSEIFSFQIYHYFQDAWKIKFQFAGETESDVMCNEMVECNGVLFWTAMVPTTIVGYNIKDGGLISPVIVAPLPRQMVQDLNKCVLYIVSYGSSVLVVGIFHEKIDWIDPFAALIPALDITHPLFISHIDFDRTFPNRMGIVIWELFQDEEDKLVWKWKEFARMSSQSLPQYLDPDWWHGKCVCVGEYLCFSNLYRGAEGAKVFAYNLKEGFWQRLPPCKIRYNKLTMMSFEPKFNLFQLLGKLRGGIT; via the coding sequence ATGGAGCGAGAATTGATTGCAACAGTTGAAGGAGACGCTGAACAGCTGGATATAGTTAAGTTGCCTCTGGCTATGAAGGAATTGATATTTGAAAAGCTTTCAATTCAATTAATCTGCAGCTCTCGCATAGTCTGTAAGGAATGGAATTCGATTCTGTCTTCGCAAAGTTTTCTGTATTCACTGTCCACCCAAAACCCATGGCTTCTCATCTGCAGTCAACAAGTGTGTGGAAATTGGGGCTGCATGGCTTATTGCTTCTCTGCACAGAAATGGATCACCCTCCCTCTCTCTTTTCTCCCAAATCCCGAGGGACAAAATGTCAGAAATTTATTAAGGTGGGGACAGGGGTTACTGATTTTTCAGGAAACCCCCACTTCGCAGTTATTTGTTTGCAATCCACTTATGAGATCTTACGCCGAGATAGAAATAGATTTGACGCACAGATTTATCCACATTGTACAGAGAAGAAACAAGGACCCGTATTTGGTAGTTTGCTCGAACTCGGAAATTTTTTCCTTTCAGATCTACCACTATTTTCAAGATGCATGGAAGATTAAGTTTCAGTTTGCAGGCGAAACTGAGTCTGATGTAATGTGTAATGAAATGGTTGAGTGCAATGGTGTTCTTTTCTGGACGGCAATGGTGCCTACCACTATAGTGGGCTACAATATTAAAGATGGCGGTTTAATTAGCCCGGTTATAGTAGCTCCATTACCCCGCCAAATGGTTCAAGATCTAAATAAGTGTGTTTTATATATTGTTTCATATGGCTCCTCAGTTCTTGTGGTGGGGATCTTTCATGAGAAGATAGACTGGATTGACCCATTTGCTGCACTCATTCCGGCCCTTGATATAACTCACCCATTATTCATCTCGCACATCGATTTTGACAGAACTTTCCCAAATAGGATGGGTATTGTTATCTGGGAGTTGTTTCAGGACGAGGAAGATAAGTTGGTTTGGAAGTGGAAGGAGTTTGCAAGAATGTCTTCACAGTCGCTCCCTCAATATCTCGACCCAGATTGGTGGCATGGGAAGTGTGTTTGTGTGGGAGAGTACCTGTGCTTCAGCAATCTATATAGAGGTGCTGAGGGTGCAAAAGTGTTTGCATATAATCTAAAGGAAGGATTTTGGCAACGCCTTCCTCCTTGTAAAATTCGGTACAATAAACTGACGATGATGTCGTTCGAACCGAAATTCAATCTTTTTCAGCTCTTAGGAAAATTGAGAGGAGGGATAACATGA